A stretch of Paludisphaera borealis DNA encodes these proteins:
- a CDS encoding PhzF family phenazine biosynthesis protein: MSTTIIQVDSFTNRPFAGNPAAVCVLDAPASDGWMQRVASEMNLSETAFLHRVDGGPRYRLRWFTPAVEVDLCGHATLAAAHVLWREGHLDADSIAEFETRSGLLTARRRDDWIELDFPAEPIETVIVDPQDLDRIASAIGGPVLFAGRNRFDLLVELPDEAAVVGLRPDFGKVKAILARGVIATSRSADPAFDFVSRFFAPRVGVDEDPVCGSAHCCSGPFWASRLGRSELTAHQVSARGGVIKVRMSGSRVALIGQATTVLRCELLSDPE, translated from the coding sequence GTGAGCACCACGATCATTCAGGTCGACTCTTTCACGAATCGCCCGTTCGCGGGCAATCCGGCGGCGGTCTGCGTCCTGGACGCGCCGGCGTCCGACGGCTGGATGCAGCGCGTCGCCTCCGAGATGAACCTGTCGGAAACGGCCTTTCTCCACCGGGTCGACGGCGGTCCACGGTATCGGCTTCGCTGGTTCACGCCGGCGGTCGAGGTCGATCTCTGCGGCCACGCGACGCTTGCCGCGGCCCACGTCCTCTGGCGGGAAGGTCATCTCGACGCCGACTCGATCGCCGAGTTCGAGACCCGGAGCGGCCTCCTGACCGCCCGCCGGCGCGACGACTGGATCGAGCTCGATTTCCCGGCCGAGCCGATCGAGACCGTGATCGTCGATCCCCAGGATCTCGACCGGATCGCCTCGGCGATCGGCGGGCCTGTACTCTTCGCCGGTCGCAACCGGTTCGATCTGCTGGTCGAGTTGCCCGACGAGGCCGCCGTGGTCGGTTTACGTCCCGACTTTGGCAAGGTGAAAGCAATCCTCGCGCGCGGGGTGATCGCCACCAGCCGCTCGGCCGATCCGGCGTTCGATTTCGTCTCGCGGTTCTTCGCCCCTCGGGTGGGTGTCGACGAGGACCCGGTGTGCGGCTCAGCCCACTGCTGTTCCGGGCCGTTCTGGGCGTCGCGGCTCGGCCGGAGCGAGCTGACAGCTCATCAGGTCTCGGCCCGGGGGGGCGTGATCAAGGTGCGCATGAGCGGATCGCGCGTCGCGCTGATCGGCCAGGCGACGACCGTGCTCCGCTGCGAACTGCTGAGCGATCCCGAGTAG